In the genome of Triticum urartu cultivar G1812 chromosome 5, Tu2.1, whole genome shotgun sequence, one region contains:
- the LOC125511208 gene encoding putative methyltransferase C9orf114, which produces MNPACAEAAAAKKSRHKDKKEKKNKRKDTAEHLGGEPATADEEAVHKKKKKKKHAKEEEEADPKGKPTVSIAVAGSVIDNAQSLELATLLAGQIARAAAVFRIDEIVVFDSSPPAENGGGGAEDEEESGARFLVRILEYLETPQYLRRRLFPMHKNFKYVGLLPPLDAPHHVRKHEWSEFREGVTLGGDRSKGTLVDVGLSQNVLVEQILEQGKRVTVAMGTNRDLTPACIRKVVPPSSPSEEMGSYWGYKVRYASNLSGVINDSPYKEGYDHIIGTSEHGETIISSELILPSFRHLLIAFGGLAGLEESIEEDPNLNGKGANDVFASYFNTCPNQGSRTIRTEEALLISLQYFQDPIRRAGMSN; this is translated from the exons ATGAATCCGGCATGCGCGGAGGCAGCAGCCGCCAAGAAGTCCCGGCACAAGGACAAGAAGGAGAAGAAAAACAAGCGCAAAGACACCGCGGAGCACCTCGGCGGCGAGCCCGCGACGGCCGACGAGGAAGCCGTccacaagaagaagaagaagaagaagcacgcgaaggaggaggaggaggcggatccGAAGGGGAAGCCGACGGTGAGCATCGCCGTCGCCGGTTCCGTCATCGACAACGCCCAGTCCCTCGAGCTTGCCACCCTC CTGGCCGGTCAGATAGCCCGCGCGGCGGCCGTATTCCGCATCGACGAGATCGTTGTCTTCGACAGCAGCCCACCTGCGGagaacggcggcggcggtgccgAAGACGAAGAGGAGAGCGGTGCGCGGTTCCTCGTTCGCATACTGGAGTATCTGGAGACGCCGCAGTACCTGCGCCGCCGTCTCTTCCCAATGCACAAGAACTTTAAATATGTG GGGTTGCTTCCGCCGCTGGACGCGCCGCACCATGTGCGCAAGCATGAGTGGTCTGAATTTCGTGAAG GTGTAACATTGGGCGGGGATCGTTCAAAGGGTACACTTGTTGATGTTGGGTTAAGTCAG AACGTTCTGGTTGAGCAAATCCTAGAACAAGGAAAAAGGGTAACTGTAGCCATGGGAACCAACAGAGACCTTACACCAG CTTGTATAAGGAAAGTCGTTCCTCCGTCCTCACCCAGCGAAGAAATGGGATCATATTGGGGCTATAAAGTCCGCTATGCTTCAAATTTAAGTGGTGTTATCAATGATTCACCATACAAG GAAGGATATGATCATATCATTGGCACTTCTGAGCATGGTGAAACCATTATTTCATCTGAGCTAATCTTACCTTCATTCAG GCACCTTTTAATTGCGTTTGGTGGACTGGCTGGGCTGGAAGAAAGCATCGAAGAGGACCCAAATCTGAAT GGCAAAGGTGCAAATGATGTATTCGCATCTTATTTTAATACATGCCCCAACCAAGGTAGCAGAACAATAAGGACAGAG GAGGCACTTCTCATATCCCTTCAGTACTTCCAAGACCCCATCAGGCGAGCAGGGATGTCGAATTAG